The following nucleotide sequence is from Tardiphaga sp. 709.
CGCTGGAGCAGATATATAGAGTATGCACGCGCGGCGTCTTCGGGGCTCACACCATCGACGGGGCTGTCGCTGCGAAACAGATTGCGGATCGGGTCGAGCAGGCCGGGCTTTGGCATGAACTCGAGATCCTGCGTCAGCTTCAACTTGTCGACCACGCGCTGCAGGATCGAGAGCGACTGGATCAGCAGCGTCTGGCTCTCGATGGTCGCATCGTCCGTGCCGAAATTGGTCAGCACCGATTGATTGGTTTCGACCACATTGGCGCGTCGGGGATCGACCAGCACGGTGGAGTTCGCAGTATAGAGTGTGGTCGCCGTCGCCACATAGGCGAGGGCGATGCCGCCGAGCACGGCGGCGGGCAGCAGGACCGCGCGCCAGCGCCGGCGCAGGATGCGCGCCATTTCGCGGAGATCGACGGTCGGCGCCTGCCAACCGGCAACGGCGGTCGGAAGCGGTTCCGGTGCCGCCGGATAAGGCTGGTCAAAATTGCGCTGTAACATTGAGCCCTACCTGATGTTTGTCGTAACTGAAGGTGGGTATATCGCTGTCGCGCGATGTGTAGCGGTGATAGGCCGAGATCGCGCCGAAGCGGTTCATCAAATACTTCACGCTGGCATTGGTCGTGGTCACGCGGTCCTTGCGGGCCTGGCCGAAGAAGCGATCGATCTCATAGGCGCCCGCCAGCGACAGGATGACGTTGCGACGCAGTTCGTAGTCGACGCCGACCTGCACGGCATTGGCCAGCACGCCGGTCGAGCTGGTATCGGATGTCTGCGTGACCAGTTGTTCGGCCTTGACGTGGATGTCCATCAATCGCGTCGGGCTCCATGTGAGCTTGGCGCGATAGGACGGTCCGTCGACGGTGCCGATCAGAGGATTGTCGAAGCGCTGCTCGACATAGCCGCCGCCGAATTCGCCGCGGAGCAGATTGCCGAAACCGACGGTCAAGCCGGACAACGCGCGATAGCCGGTGGAGTCCAGCGTCTGGCCGGGCACGCCGCGGATATTGCGCTGGTTGCCTTCGACGCCGCCGAACCAGCCGAGCACAGGCGAGAACGCATAATCGACGCGACCATGAAGTGCATAGATCTGGCCATCGCGGCTGCTCTGGTCAATCAGACTGCCATCCTGCGCGCGCGCTGTGCCGTAATCGTAGGAGTCGACGCGCGCGCCGATCGAGGTCGCCAGCCGGTTGAATTCCTTGCGGACGGTCAGGTCGCCGGACATCAGATTATAAGGCGTCGGTGTCACGGCATTGGAGGGCGAGCTCAGCGAAC
It contains:
- a CDS encoding outer membrane beta-barrel protein translates to MKCTFVSAGSDAIGEGPEGLRPIPVTRRALRIAPWPVTAILLGIASPANAQAIPATSDELAPPWNAQRIFEPSALPDLVDRDNREAVAPEDMPVKKRQQPGYEPVGIRQGSWMFNPSLMTGALYDSNVFASNTQKRGDVAAVIEPSLRAHTLWERHGIDIKLNSRTTAYNENSSLDQTDVSLKGAGWIDIANDMVVLGSFQIAHLNEGVGSLSSPSNAVTPTPYNLMSGDLTVRKEFNRLATSIGARVDSYDYGTARAQDGSLIDQSSRDGQIYALHGRVDYAFSPVLGWFGGVEGNQRNIRGVPGQTLDSTGYRALSGLTVGFGNLLRGEFGGGYVEQRFDNPLIGTVDGPSYRAKLTWSPTRLMDIHVKAEQLVTQTSDTSSTGVLANAVQVGVDYELRRNVILSLAGAYEIDRFFGQARKDRVTTTNASVKYLMNRFGAISAYHRYTSRDSDIPTFSYDKHQVGLNVTAQF